The Coregonus clupeaformis isolate EN_2021a chromosome 8, ASM2061545v1, whole genome shotgun sequence genome has a segment encoding these proteins:
- the LOC121571796 gene encoding LOW QUALITY PROTEIN: phosphatidylinositol 4-kinase beta (The sequence of the model RefSeq protein was modified relative to this genomic sequence to represent the inferred CDS: inserted 3 bases in 2 codons) yields MGIGKRLATLPTKEQKTWQLISELSQLNHKLPARVWLPTAAFDHHVVRIPHTQAVVLNSKDKAPYIIYVEVLECERFETSGIPLRIPETCIRXARSVDNLLPECVGITARAARGSFSTVPNYDNDXEAWAVDDIGKLEVGLPEGHTSSSDNISQFSVDSITSTESKEPVFIAAGDIRRRLSENLAHTPTSVRKDPEDPSAVALKEPWQEKVRRIREGSPYGHLPNWRLLSVIVKCGDDLRQELLAFQVLSQLQSIWEQEHVPLWIKPYKILVMSSDSGMIEPVLNAVSLHQVRKQSQLSLLDYFLQEHGSYTTEAFLTAQCNFVESCAGYSLICYLLQVKDRHNGNILLDSEGHIIHIDFGFILSSSPRNLGFETSAFKLTSEFVDVMGGLDGDMFNYYKMLMLQGLIAARKHMEKVVQIVEIMQQGSHLPCFHGSSTIRYLKERFHMSLTEEQLQVLVEQMVDGSMRSITTKLYDGFQYFTNGIM; encoded by the exons ATGGGCATCGGAAAGCGGCTGGCCACGCTGCCCACCAAGGAGCAGAAGACCTGGCAGCTCATCTCAGAGCTGTCACAGCTCAACCACAAGCTGCCAGCCCGCGTCTGGCTGCCCACTGCAGCCTTCGACCACCACGTGGTGCGCATTCCCCACACACAGGCCGTGGTGCTCAACTCCAAAGATAAG GCCCCGTACATCATCTACGTGGAGGTGCTGGAGTGCGAGAGGTTCGAGACGTCCGGCATTCCCCTGCGCATCCCGGAGACATGCATCCG CGCCCGCTCTGTGGACAACCTCCTCCCGGAGTGCGTTGGCATCACAGCGCGAGCAGCGCGCGGCAGTTTCTCCACCGTGCCCAACTACGACAACG GCGAGGCCTGGGCCGTGGATGACATCGGCAAGTTGGAAGTGGGG CTCCCAGAAGGCCACACCAGTAGCAGTGACAACATCTCCCAGTTCTCTGTGGACAGCATCACCAGCACGGAGAGCAAGGAGCCTGTCTTCATCGCCGCTGGCGACATCAG GCGACGTCTATCAGAGAACCTGGCCCACACCCCCACAAGCGTTCGGAAAGATCCGGAGGACCCGTCCGCTGTGGCGCTCAAGGAGCCCTGGCAGGAGAAAGTCAG gcGGATAAGGGAGGGCTCCCCTTACGGTCACCTGCCAAACTGGCGGCTGCTGTCGGTCATCGTGAAGTGTGGGGACGACCTGAGGCAAGAGCTACTGGCCTTCCAGGTGCTCAGCCAGCTACAG TCCATCTGGGAGCAGGAGCACGTCCCCCTGTGGATCAAGCCCTATAAGATCCTGGTGATGTCATCGGACAGCGGGATGATCGAGCCCGTGCTGAACGCTGTCTCTCTGCACCAG GTGAGGAAGCAGAGCCAGCTGTCTCTGCTGGACTACTTCCTGCAGGAGCACGGCAGCTACACCACCGAGGCCTTCCTCACCGCCCAGTGCAACTTTGTGGAGAGCTGCGCCGGCTACAGTCTCATCTGCTACCTGCTGCAGGTTAAAGACAG ACACAATGGAAACATCCTCCTGGACTCGGAGGGCCACATAATCCACATTGACTTTGGCTTCATCCTGTCCAGCTCGCCCAGGAACCTGGGCTTTGAGACCTCCGCTTTTAAGCTCACCAGCGAATTTGTGGAT GTGATGGGAGgcctggatggagacatgttcaACTACTACAAGATGCTGATGCTCCAGGGCCTGATAGCTGCTCGCAAACACATGGAGAAGGTGGTCCAAATAGTGGAGATCATGCAGCAAG GCTCTCACCTACCCTGCTTCCATGGCTCCAGCACCATCCGCTACCTGAAGGAACGTTTCCACATGAGCCTGACGGAGGAGCAGCTACAGGTGCTGGTGGAGCAGATGGTGGATGGCTCCATGCGCTCCATCACCACCAAGCTTTACGACGGCTTCCAGTACTTCACCAACGGCATCATGTGA